The Hippoglossus stenolepis isolate QCI-W04-F060 chromosome 1, HSTE1.2, whole genome shotgun sequence DNA segment TTATCGTAGAAGGGAAATAAATAACATCTAAACACAACAAGTTGAGGTTTAAGGTTAAATCCTATgacacaaactgtgatttgtgaatattggctatacaaatacaatttgattgattgattgattgaggtACTTTCAAAGTGTTACACTGCTGTTTATTGATCTGGgtcagcaggaggagcaggtcgtccactaaccagaaggttggcagtttgatcccagtgccaaagtgtcctggggcaaaatactgaacacCAGATTGCCCCTGATGTCTGtgacagcagtgtgtgagtgatgagtgatagagagagagtgcacacagatgcactgtatgaatgtgtgtgtgagtgggtgaataaTAAAAGAGTTGTCATCACGActagaaataaatacagtactAACAATCCAGACTGTTTTACCATTTACAATAAATGGGATTTATGCAGCTACATAAAGTTAATGGTTTGAGATGATGGGGACATCTACAGGATCATTTTTACTATTACACCATAATATATCTATGAGTTATTTCTGACCCCTGTcggacattttaaatattgcaCATGTGCCATGGTATTATGTTTAACCACCAGATGGCGCCAGTTGATcaacacatacatttaaaagttaaaggatcttgttttcaataatttaagaaaactttaacatgtgttcagtgtttatCTACAATGTCATTCACCTGTAAGTGTCAACATGACAAACTTTAGAAGGACGGGAGCTTCTTTGTTTAATGGAACCGGTCAATTTGGTTTGACAGAGTCTTTATTCAGGAGGGTTGTTCATCCACAAATATTTAACCACCACAGACATTATGAAACTTATTAACAACTACAGTTCAAGGATCAACAGCAACATAATTCTTAATCTGGATTCGTATAAAATAGTTTGTTGAAGGGAACCATTTCTTTATGTCACGGAAAGTCAAGTTAAACTTTTTATTAGAATCCAGAGCCAGCCACCGTTTTACAGCGCTGCTAATAATCCTTTTTCCACTCGGACTGGGACGTTCACTTGGCTCAATGCGTTTGACGTTATGAAGCCGAGGCAACTTGCTATTTTTAACCCAAATGGAGggaaattaataaaacagtgtCACTTGAGCTGCCTGGTAATGGAGATGGATGTCATTCCTGTAAAAGCTGACATTTAGGACAAAATGGCCACAGCCTCTTATTAAATCATACAATTATtaatttcttaatttgcacTCTCAACtcctttttaactttaactttctttttgaAGGCTTCTCTTTTGTAGTGTCTTATGTTGCTTGTACAATTCATCAAGATGCCTTTGATATTacatgtgaagcactttgaaatatgctatacaaataaaggtGCCTTTCCTTCCTTAGCCAAACAGTTGCAGGGGTTCGGGGTTGCAGGGATCAGATGCTCGCTCACAGATGTTGCACATTTCTTCTCAGGGTCCACAGCTTGCACTCAGGACGATTACATAACCCAGTCAGGTATGAGGCAGTGTTTGAAGGACACATCACTGGTCCTGCCAACATGTCAGCTCTCACCTTGAGGCTTTTCAGcaatggaaagaagaaaaaaatcaataaacaggtttttaaatctggttttatttgtatcCTGCTGCCTGAATCATGAGTTCTGGTTCAGTTTGTGACCTACTTTCCTCTAAAATACACACGGTGTGtagttctttgttttttctagTGATTGACTCACACCCTTGGCTGCTTGTGAATAAAGTACAGAACAAGTGtccttcctccgtctctcctctaCATTATCTACACGCCTTTGTTTACCACATGCATGAGGTCACGATAGAGGCAGACTGCAGAGAGCTGTGTTCAGGGCTGAGTCACCAATCACCTGCAGGACCGAGCAGAACAAAGCTCGTGTGTGTCGGACGTCAGAGGATGAGAATCAGGGGAAGGGCAGAATTTTGTCAGCACTGACACGAGTTCATATCTGTGCAACATCTGCTTCTCTTTCCATCACTCTGCAGTTCACGTGGAGGCGAGTCGGTGCTGGAGTCAGGCCAGTGAAGTTTAATCCTCGTCAGCGTGACGGCCGGCGGGCTCCAACCTCTTCACCCATAACTAGATTAACATCATTAATAATCAGACTGAGCAACAAGTATCTATTACatgtaatgaataaaaataaactttatttatatagcatagAGTTAAGAAATCCTCTAAAAGATTCAGTGATAAAAGCAATGAAAAAACTGTTTGAatgtcaatcaatcatcaatccaaaggagcaagaaagaaagaaaaacagaacaatgtaaaataattcTAAAATGGCTTAAGGATACCcttgtaaaaaaatgttattgtgaGATGACATCCAAATTACAGTAAAAGTAAGCTCAGACCACAAGCACATTAAAGGCACACGTATAAAACTAGAATGAGActtttaaaaccacattcaaattcaccaGAGCCTCatcatcaaatttcacacacaaatatcattCCCCTGAATATGCCTGATCtattttcatcaggatccatgaatgAGAAATCTGAGATATCAgccaaaatgtagaaaaactcataaaagaaagtgaaaacaattccTGTATCTTCCCCCAAGTGGTAATCCGTCATTTTCTCATCCTGttaactgacagacagacaaaaccAGAACATGACCTCCTCGgcacaataaactttatttataaagaacttttcaaaacaaagttactaACTGCTTTACTcaacaaaatgataaaactattaaaaacgTCTGAATCAAAAGAtgccaaatataaaaaacaatcaaatacaaAGGTGACTACAAGGCAGCCTTTGTATAAAAGTCTGTTATAAAGAGAGCTCAGACCATAAGCCAATTAAATTCACATTCTAAAATCTAGGATTTGAAGAGTGATTTAATAAAGGATGAAGAGTGAGCAGCCTGATCCCTGTTACTGACAGCTCTGTAatcatctgtctttgttttactAGACTTTGGTGCTTGATGTTAAATAGTCTCAGTTTTGTAAGAACCTCAGTTGACGTAATGTGTGAGCTGAGGTtttcaaaaatatgaaaatctccTTCAAGGTTTCATCTTCAAGagatttctccttttacttcaaaccaaactcatcatcctcatcatgtCCGTGAACATCAACCTCAAATACAGACTCGGACTCCAGGAGCTGtgtgtttcactctattttctCCACATGCAGAGGAGTGAGTGGTGTTTATTAATAGTCCTGGTTTGAGGGAACCGTTACTGTACTTACATAAGCACACAACTGTGTAGCTCACCGTGCCAGGTTTGGACttttcctttgaatcaaagcctTCTGGTGCGTTTTTATCAGTCAGGACACAAACCTGCTGTTCTCGTTCTCTGGATCCTCACCGAGTGGAAACACTGGAGTCACACCCCGGCCttctctgacagcagctcaCCACAGCTACTCTGGCACAGGAAGCTCAGAGAGCGATGGAGTCATACACATTACATCATCTCTCAGGCATGTGGCAACAGTCTCCAGAAGCTGGATCTGATTAAAGGCTGCGTCTGCGTACACCACCTCGAGTACCTCCCAAACCAACATGTCCGTCTGGAGGTCATTAAAAATACTGTCGCAGCTTAAGATCTGACCACAGCCTGTTTTCAATCTGGTCCTCAGTAGTTACACACAGATTTAGACTGTAGTTCTTTTTACTTATAGCAGCACAGCTATGCATGTCGGATcctgactgaaatatctcaatgTTTGCTGCAGACTTTCATGTTCCCTCAGAGGAAGAACACTGACATTTCCCTccaacatttctgttttcagggacatttttctctttcatcagGTTTTAATTAGGTCTCCCCAGGTCTGGGCAGGGCTGTGCTCCAAGTTTAAACattccccagaggatgaaaccTTCTGACTCTGGAGTCCGACCCTGTCAGGCAGAACGAGGTCTGCAGCTCTCAACTTATAGAACATGCTAAGATTTACATGAACACAAAACGTCAACGGCTCTACCGTGAAGTCTAGAATAGATCTACATGATCCCTGAGGCTATGAACATCTTTCGTCACCAAGTAAATCTGGTGATGAGATTGTATTTCAATGTGGAACAAGGTTTTTCTCTTTATCCTTCTCACATctcttttaacattttattttgtatctttatctttatcacatcttttttagtattttatctttatacctctctttttgtttattattctgtTCACCTCTTTTTGtgtcttattttatcttttcacaCCTCTTATCAATTTTTGTATTTCACCTTTATCTTTTAACTTTAAGTGTCTTTGGTGCTCATTTCAAATTTAATGACAGCATtccctcacttcctgttaaGATCTTTTTATTAATCTTaatctgtgtgtggatgggtggTTTGCATTGCTGTGGTTGCTTTTattgtgtaaagcactttaagttAGATTCATTTGTATCAAAAGTGCTATACAAGTAAAATCTGATTGAATGTAAATTTAAGAGGAAATAGGGTCGATAATCATGTTAAACATTTAAggttaatttaaagaaaaacaaaaggaggcGCGGagtatgtaaaaacatttattgttgaGGATGTCTTATATTCAGCAGTGCATTTTACCAGTCATGTGGTTTTAGAATAGTACATTTTCCTTATGTTGAGTCTACAcctggatcttgatttaaaaggTACAAAAGAAATCTCAGCAGTGAGTAGATTTACGTGGTCCACAcaaaagtgtgtgcgtgtgcgaatTTGAgatggcatttttttttattaatgtacaGAATTAATATAGAATCACAGATTATTATTAACAAGCCCAAGCAAAGAAGCAGTTCATCCACCAGCAGAGCACAGTCATGTAGAAACAAGGAGGTTGGAAATACAAGCAGATATGATGTTGGAGGAAGAACACagatataaaacatatagaacTCTTGTCCCAGGAATGTGAAGCTGCTTGGTCGATAGAAAcatgttgttcatgtgtgatgACGTCAAGCCGGAGTATTTTTCCTATTACACATAAACAGTATATACAAGCTTCAAGTAAATTCTGCGTTAGTCCTGTTCTCCTCATCTCGAGCAGGCGAGTGTGCGTTCAGTGTAAGGCACACGGCATGTTGCCTTCATCACTGTTACGTAATGAACGACATGCTACTGCTCAGATGCTGCTGAAAGCTTAAGTGTTGGTTGTGAGGGAGGAAGCAAATTTAAGATCTGTACATGTGGTGTTGTTCACAGAGACGTTTTTCACAAGCCGTTGCATGCCGGGACGTAAAATGAAAAGGATTTCACACAAACTGGGAGCCGACTCTTACTCGCATCTCAGCGAACCACTTGCAGAATTCTCCTTTTCAATAAATGGCCCATGTGAAGGAATGTAACGACACGGTaaaattaaaagtcaaatttattGTTGTAAAACTCTTTCCAAGATCTTAACTGTGAAGAAgccaacaaaaccaaaacctgAACCAATAACCATCCAGTCTGATATTGATACTTTAAGCACTGCATGTGTTCCGTCTTTGGTTTGGCTGAGTGTAAGTGATTTCATTAGTGAGAGCACGTCAAAGCCTCAACAGGGTACATATCCTGTTATTGATTTGAAAAACCAAAGCCTCATTATAATTTGCTGTTCAGAGATATCAGGGGTCAGAACAACCGACATTAGAATTTGAACCGTATCAAAACAAGAACTttagttggaaaaaaaaacgttattcGCTGATACAGTGGTTTTATATTGAAGTGGGGGGGTCGACAGTATGACGTGTTTTTACAGACTTTCGAATTGCACATCCTCTCTTCGGCTGACTACAGCGTAACACCAGCACCAACTAAGAACGTtcttttcctcacacacacatgaactatTACACACACCGGCCCATCAGTCACACTGACTTTACAAGGCAGCTCCAATAAAAAACACCCTCAAACCACATTGCTCACATAACGTACGACAGCGATCTCATCATTACTGCACCAAGCTGCTGGTCGTTGTGTGGCGACCGACAGCGGCGCAGTCAGAACAACAGGTTAGTCATCAACGACCTCGGAGCGATTCCCGTCGTTCTAATGTCAAATTCTGCTCCAGTGGAATCTTAAGACCCAATAGCAAACTATCACGGAAGAGGATATGGGGTTAGTTGTTTTTTACAAAGATATTACTGTTGTTTCAGTTACTTGTTCATGTTTATTCCACATGATTATAGCATTGTATAAAAGGAAAGGAGCGAGTAAAAAGTCTGGACAGAACATATAAAggttcaaaaagaaaaaagaggagcagctgaaatgaaatgactaAAAACTACTCAGATTTACACCTTCAATgacaaacataataataaacaacagTATGAACAAGCATATAGGAGAGGAGGCAATTCCAGTTATTTCCCTTCTTCTCAGATGTATGTTCTGGTTGCGCGCGCCTTGCCCCACAGTTTGGCACAAGACTTAAGTTTCCACACAGTGAGATGAGACCAGGGCATTGGCTGAAATTGTTCCACGTGGTGAGATGAAAAAACGAGATTGGCTGGGAGACGGGTCCGGCTCCGCTCCTACAGGTCCGCTTCCACTCGCTTCTTGCGAACTAGACGAgatgagtaaaagaaaaaaaaagcataaatttCACGTAAAATCAATCGACcgacagataaaataaaacaagaatgaaCAACTGCAAACATGCAACACAACCTTCGACCTCCACGGGCCTGTTAGTTTGTCATGAAAACACTGAGTGAGTCATCTCGAGCTGTGTGTTCAAAGATTACAGCTGTTTCAACAGCGTGTGTCTGCATGTACAGAAAACTACAAGTGGGATGCCGTCACTCTCCAAGCTGTAAGATCACACCGTGTCAATCTCCGTAACGTTAATGCAGTGAATGTTCCATTCAAAAAGCTGTGAAAGAAATCATTGTTATCGTCGACACACTCGGTGACCACACCCATGCACCAGACCTGTGCTACCGCAGctctgacaggaggaggagctaaAAGAGAGCAGAGGTCGTCACTGTGGACTGAAACTACAAGTGGTGATTGACTGACAGGTTTCAGATGGGTACAATGATGCATCAACACGATTCGTCACAACGCCCTCTTCCACTTAAAAGCCTTGTTCACAACTGGTATgaacatccgtcctgagagatccgatcacaagtggagaGCTCCAGGTTTGTTTATACCTGGAACTAAAATGTGTCGTGAATGAGTCTCCTGTGACAACACGTTTATATGCAAACAAAGACGTATGACATTTTTGCTcaagtttacagatgtgtctgatgtcactgcgttggtgtttgtgtgtatgcgcTCTGTGTGTTGGCACAAGCTcagagtcaggaggggctgaatgaatctcATACAGCTGTgaagtgaagaaagattttattgTGCCAACAAACATGTCAACGTGTGGGCGCTGAGAAGAGGAAAATTACATTTGACTAATTGAGAAaccagcaggtcagaggaggtcaGCTGAGTGAGGAGTCCTTCAAATGTGCCCCAGGAGGCATTTGTGTTCACGTAGATTAACGAATGTGGACATATGCGACCCGGACCAACTCCAAATGTGGTCTGAGAGATCGGATCACAGGAAGCAGTCAGGATGCACTGTTGTAGGACTGGATGtcaataccaggtctgaacgtgGTAATAAAGATATACCAGGTGGAAGGCAATGTGATGAGCAGCCACTAACCCAGCTTTATATAAATCTCAAAttgttctttgtgtgtctgtgtgtgtgtgtgtgtgtgttgtacccAGGTCGTTGTTCTTGGTGATAGCTGCGGCGGCTCTGGAGCGAGGTCCTTGCTGGGTGAAGTGGTAGCCAAACTTCACGATGCTGTTGTTCTGCTCCAACATTTTAGCTATCTCCATCTCTACAGTGGTGCccagctgctgcctctgaatCACACAAATATACAGGATCCGAACGTCAGAGTCAGAacttcactttgttttacagctcaaaagaggGAGAACCAGACCACAGGGATATGGTTTCACTTCTTTTCCACTACTAAAAACTCTCAACTGGTCTTCTATGTCTTATTCAGGCGGTGGTTTGTGTTGGTTGGCATTTTCTTTAAACTGCACagtgtaaaacacaaatattctCTGCTACTTTGGACTGCAAGAAACCACTCACTAAAAGAATCAGACTGTGTACTCCCCTACAGGGATCCTGAAAGACTgcaagcaacaacaaaacaaagtgaaaaaggagaaataaagagCAAATTCTTTCGAGCAGAAGATCCTGCTGTGCTCGGGGGAAAGTGGGAAAGTGCCACAAACCATCTGGTACCTGGTTGTCTATCTTGATCTCTATAACTGCGTCGTTGTCTCGCAAAGCGTCAACCAAAGCCTGCACCCCGACCCCGGTGATGAAGTTGGACTCCAAGTTCAAACTTCGCAACGTTTTGTTCTCCCGCAGCATGTCACTGAACGCCTGGGACAAGGAAGAGACAACAGAGCAAAGGTGTAAATAAGGAGTTGTGCCATCAAAAGCCATTTAAAGCCGGCGTGCCACACCACTCTCACCACAGCAATTGGGTCGTTACTCCGTGTTGCTGCCAGGCTGAACTTCTTGACGTGAGTGTTCCTCTCCATGGCTTTGGCCAAGTCCTTCAGGGTGGGAATGGGAA contains these protein-coding regions:
- the tmod2 gene encoding tropomodulin-2 isoform X1, encoding MALSYKKDLEKYKDLDEDEILNKLSEEELKQLESALEEMDPENALLPAGLRQKDHTSKDATGKFDRDRLLKHLEKEAIEYKDREDIIPFTGERKGKAFVPKQRPIETRQEDVTTLDPELEEALCSATDTELCDLAAILGVHTLVTSNQTYDGTGGKDGYNNVIKGEKMNPVFDEPPNPTNVDDTLQRIKSNDSSLTEVNLNNIKNIPIPTLKDLAKAMERNTHVKKFSLAATRSNDPIAVAFSDMLRENKTLRSLNLESNFITGVGVQALVDALRDNDAVIEIKIDNQRQQLGTTVEMEIAKMLEQNNSIVKFGYHFTQQGPRSRAAAAITKNNDLAPPPVRAAVAQFARSEWKRTCRSGAGPVSQPISFFHLTTWNNFSQCPGLISLCGNLSLVPNCGARRAQPEHTSEKKGNNWNCLLSYMLVHTVVYYYVCH